A stretch of DNA from Cannabis sativa cultivar Pink pepper isolate KNU-18-1 chromosome X, ASM2916894v1, whole genome shotgun sequence:
AGTTTGTCGATATGCTGTCCACAAAGTTATTTTGTTACTGTTTTTGTCATaatgtcgacaacatgtcgacagGATGTCGACAGATTGTCGATATGTTGTCCACAAAGTTAATTTTTACTGTTTCTGTGATAATGTCGACAACATGCCGACAGTATGTCGACTGTTTGTCGACCAAATTTTTTGTTTACTTACTGTTTGATAATGTCGACAGaatatcgacatgatgtcgatgttatgtcgactattttttaatttttgtggcagttatattgatttattttttgttttttcagatggctcccagactcattattccagcacccgagcatttcactggccgcgtcacatataggggcactggaatttttgcaaaaattaaagctcggtttgaggagttcaaccttaataacacggcgaaggaaagccgtttcgggagcttctggaatgccgtaccactgacattctcctcggtgttatttcaccagctgatgctccacaaaatgaaagtggatgctcaggaggagttgaggatgaggttttatgttggtcggaaggaggtccgattcggggtgctggagtttgcactcattacgggtttggacttctcctcggggccaacagaagaggagaaggctgcgcaggtcgcgcgctcggggtcagaccgattgatcaacaaatatttcaaccgGTCTGATAGTGTGAAGACAGAAGCACTCCAACTTCAGTTCACAAACTGCCAGAAcccggaagacttgtacaagctcggcttgtgcttgtttgtggagtcagtGCTTCTGGGCCGCGAGGCCAACGCGCTGATCACGCCTCACATACTTAGATATGTGGAAgacctcgagttcttcttccggattccttgggggaagcactcattcgccagactcatgcactcgcttcagaaagacatgttgaaacagaaggccaactacgagaagaagctgagttcggatgttcagcacgagtgcaaatacacagcatatggcttcgcacctgcagtccaatattgggcgtacgaggccattttggaggttggcaagaggtatggcacgaaccacgggattcggttccccaggatgcttagctggacgagcaaaggcgatattgggaagaaagacgtcagcgcattattttctagacgggtatgattttcacttatgttctgaataattatttaacataaatgcttgtaataaatgctaaatggttttattttgatattttttaaaccataaacagaatctggaagtggtgaaggggctacttccacggacagaggaggaggcatttgtgaggacaatatcttacgatggtgtggagAACCTGGTTGATGATGTTGTGGATGACACAGAGGCTGAGGCAGGTAGTCAGGTACCAGAGACTCAGGTCCCAGACACTCAGGAAAGAGACACTCAGGTACCaatttttggaacttttttttatgtctttattttttattatttttgttttgtgatatttgttacattgtggaattatcgtatgcttaccgtatttttttgatatatattttttcaggccactggttcagaacctcagcccagtgcaccatcttcatcaggcgttcggggtgccgagtacactgatttagtggctcggttggataggatcgagggtgacactcagggtctgtatgctgctcatgtcgagctgaagaaggcatacgagaccagccatgtagagctgaagggtggtcagaacgtaattatggagcagctcagacacatattggccatgttgaatcgtccgccaacgacagcttcagcaccggaggccccagcagatccatctaccccaccaccagctgcttcacccccagtagaagaggatgaggtcttccccgacgattatgatccttatgagggagctccagcgactccgatcgaggcacaacctcttatccatgtacatgacaccgagtcgcagggtgagattctgtccatagaggcacaacctgcagtggttaagagtcggaagaggaagagaaagcctcctgtatgggtcggtgactatacggagatgaagaggagacataggccatcttcgacttttgatcccctggagccaccggatgagaaattgttaaccactttccgaaagtggtgtgttggactcattccgaaccaccgacttcgggatttgagaagtggtgattacggtccaGGATTCTTTTGGATAATGCTCACACCAAGGGAATGACTTAcagatgacgtaagtaaagtattttataatattacttcacttttcaactttatgtgcaattaatatatttttttgtctaactgACATTTCCCTTTATATGCAGCATATAGATGCAGCAATGCATATGCTGAGGAGGCGACGCACCGACTATCCACTGACATTTCCTCAGAAGGGTATCATTCTCTCCACATTCGTGACCGCCATGATCAGCAGTGCATGGACGAGCCACAAGGGTCCGAGGAAAAACTTTAAATGGGAGGATTATATCCTGGACTACTGCACAGGGGCtcataaggtattgttttagtaagattttaaatgttaattgtttgggaagattgttatggtttgttaattgtttcgttgttcgctgtaattacagtcccaagtctttgagagatggaggggtaacgagtttatttacttcgttctgAACCTTCCCACGGCAAGGCACTGGGTCACAGTTGAAGTCGACATAGAgctgtggaaaattaatgtctacGACTGTGATTCCAGCGTCTGTCATTGGACCGCCTTGGAACCCATCATGAAGGTTTGGGCAGAACTGCTGCCCTCGCTACTCCTTGCAACCGGGGAATTTCCACATAACAACCAGATCATGGCGTTAGCTAACTGTGACATCACGGTGCTTCCAAAAATGCACGCGACTCGAGCCACTCACGACTTAGTTCCGAAGTCAGCAACCAGGTACATagcgataaaaaagtactatagtattaaaatatgttttacgttagactgactttacattttattttgcatttagtggtgattgtggcgtgtattgcattgagtatgtggagcatctcatgatgcaGCGTGGATTGACCGATGTGACGCCAGACCGGATAGCCATGTTTCGTCAACGGTGGTGTgtcgatttattttaccaaaatgtcggctgattatatgtgtaattattgggacattgtatattttgtgtaattaacattacagttatgtatata
This window harbors:
- the LOC115710438 gene encoding uncharacterized protein LOC115710438, producing MAPRLIIPAPEHFTGRVTYRGTGIFAKIKARFEEFNLNNTAKESRFGSFWNAVPLTFSSVLFHQLMLHKMKVDAQEELRMRFYVGRKEVRFGVLEFALITGLDFSSGPTEEEKAAQVARSGSDRLINKYFNRSDSVKTEALQLQFTNCQNPEDLYKLGLCLFVESVLLGREANALITPHILRYVEDLEFFFRIPWGKHSFARLMHSLQKDMLKQKANYEKKLSSDVQHECKYTAYGFAPAVQYWAYEAILEVGKRYGTNHGIRFPRMLSWTSKGDIGKKDVSALFSRRNLEVVKGLLPRTEEEAFVRTISYDGVENLVDDVVDDTEAEAGSQVPETQVPDTQERDTQATGSEPQPSAPSSSGVRGAEYTDLVARLDRIEGDTQGLYAAHVELKKAYETSHVELKGGQNVIMEQLRHILAMLNRPPTTASAPEAPADPSTPPPAASPPVEEDEVFPDDYDPYEGAPATPIEAQPLIHVHDTESQGEILSIEAQPAVVKSRKRKRKPPVWVGDYTEMKRRHRPSSTFDPLEPPDEKLLTTFRKWCVGLIPNHRLRDLRSGDYGPGFFWIMLTPRE